Proteins found in one Pagrus major chromosome 20, Pma_NU_1.0 genomic segment:
- the LOC141015309 gene encoding zinc finger protein 503-like produces MSTSPTVSVLRNSTNPAWESCSSGEKGAAKISQLSVHNSVSPADPSRQASRLPIKVLKMLTARAGHLLHPEYLQPLPSTPVSPIELDAKKSPLALLAQTCSQIGKPDPPSSSKLSSVTSNGSSDKEAKSGPLKMSDIGADDKSSFKPYSKSSEKKDSSSSLSGDKNSFRVPSATCQPFTPRTGSPSSCTSVSPLPADGKGDKEEKKESESNKSGTTDGNGSHRISGITSDGSQENTSGSKTVTSDSPSVTSSSSSVLGSGLVAPVSPYKPGHTVFPMPPAGISYPGSLAGAYAGYPQPFLPHGMTLDPTKSSSQLLSAQFAAASSLGCSKAGTSPLAGASPPSLMSASLCRDPYCLSYHCSSHLSGASSANCAHDSAAAAAAAANALKSGYPLMYPTHPLHGVHSSTPTFSGHPLYPYGFMLPNDPLPHVCNWVSANGPCDKRFSSSEELLSHLRTHTAFAGTEKLISGYPGSSSLANAAAAAAMACHMHMPPNGSPGSPGALALRGPHHPLGLSSRYHPYSKSPLPTPGAPVPVPAATGAYYSPYALYGQRLTTASALGYQ; encoded by the exons ATGAGCACATCGCCCACGGTCTCTGTCCTGAGAAATAGCACGAATCCAGCGTGGGAGAGCTGCTCCTCGGGGGAGAAGGGCGCAGCGAAGATCAGCCAGCTATCCGTGCACAACTCCGTCTCTCCAGCAGACCCTTCTCGCCAAGCCAGTCGTCTTCCCATCAAGGTTTTGAAAATGCTTACCGCTCGGGCAGGACACCTTTTACACCCGGAGTATCTCCAGCCTTTACCGTCCACCCCTGTCAGCCCCATCGAG ctgGATGCCAAGAAAAGTCCTCTGGCTCTCTTGGCCCAAACGTGCTCGCAGATCGGCAAACCGGACCCGCCGTCCTCCTCCAAACTGTCCTCCGTGACCTCAAACGGATCTAGTGACAAGGAGGCCAAATCCGGTCCGCTGAAAATGAGCGACATCGGAGCCGACGACAAATCCAGCTTCAAGCCGTACTCCAAATCGTCGGAGAAGaaggactcgagcagcagccTCAGTGGAGATAAAAACAGTTTCCGAGTGCCTAGCGCCACCTGCCAGCCGTTCACCCCCAGGACAGGCAGCCCCAGCTCCTGCACCTCCGTCTCTCCACTGCCGGCTGACGGCAAAGGGGAcaaggaggaaaagaaggagtCTGAGAGCAATAAAAGCGGCACGACGGACGGTAATGGCAGCCATAGGATAAGTGGAATTACCTCTGATGGCAGCCAGGAGAACACATCTGGATCCAAGACTGTTACATCAGACTCGCCATCTGTgacctcctcgtcctcctccgtCCTCGGCTCTGGACTGGTGGCCCCCGTTTCCCCCTACAAGCCCGGTCATACAGTTTTCCCCATGCCACCTGCTGGCATTTCCTACCCTGGGAGTTTAGCGGGTGCCTATGCAGGTTACCCGCAGCCGTTCCTCCCTCATGGAATGACCCTTGACCCCACCAAATCCAGCAGCCAGCTTTTAAGCGCGCAGTTTGCCGCTGCCAGCTCACTGGGATGCAGTAAAGCGGGGACGAGTCCGTTAGCTGGAGCGTCTCCTCCGTCTCTAATGTCTGCTAGTCTGTGTCGAGACCCCTACTGCCTGAGCTACCACTGTTCGAGCCATCTGTCCGGTGCGTCCAGCGCCAACTGCGCACATGACTCTgcggcggctgctgctgcggccGCCAACGCGCTCAAGTCTGGATACCCGCTCATGTACCCGACGCACCCCTTACACGGCGTGCACTCCTCCACCCCGACTTTCAGCGGACATCCCTTGTATCCATACGGGTTTATGCTGCCCAATGACCCCCTGCCGCACGTGTGTAACTGGGTGTCTGCTAACGGACCTTGCGATAAGCGCTTTTCCTCCTCAGAGGAGCTTCTCAGCCACTTGCGGACTCACACGGCCTTCGCCGGCACGGAGAAGTTGATATCTGGGTACCCGGGGTCATCATCTCTCGCCAACGCAGCAGCCGCCGCTGCTATGGCTTGTCACATGCACATGCCTCCTAACGGCAGCCCGGGCAGCCCCGGCGCGCTGGCCCTCAGGGGCCCACACCACCCTCTCGGACTGAGCAGCCGCTACCACCCCTATTCAAAGAGCCCCCTGCCCACACCCGGGGCTCCAGTGCCGGTGCCCGCGGCCACAGGGGCGTATTACTCCCCGTACGCCTTGTATGGACAAAGACTGACAACAGCCTCGGCCTTAGGATACCAGTAG